One window from the genome of Salvia miltiorrhiza cultivar Shanhuang (shh) chromosome 7, IMPLAD_Smil_shh, whole genome shotgun sequence encodes:
- the LOC130992542 gene encoding leucine-rich repeat receptor protein kinase MSP1-like has product MSGLHLHGWKLVIIVLLTFSHLVSTDSHLLKALRDSIITYQSDSWFGSDSTRPCNWTGVTCDQTLTVTHLHLSSCSLSPLNIPFPLLIAHFKSLLHLNLSRCGFTGQIPPEFWDLEKLQVLDLSSNTLSGAIPPSIGEMKQLRHLILDDNLFSDSLPSSIGNLLQLEELSLRSNSFSGILPRQLGNLRLMQSLDISNNTFYGNLPAALGNLTNLSFFTARNNMFSGDLFHEIGNLKRLQILDLSWNPITGAIPSVIGDLEELRVIDLQHCQFTGSIPEEISRLSNLTNLNLAQNDFDGGLPASIGRLQNLVYLIASNAGLRGVIPSEMGACSSLKILDLSFNSLQGPLPDELAKLGFLNSVLLNSNRLSGSLPAWISSWKHIESVVLSQNFFSGPLPPLNLPSLLHFDASANMLSGELSADICSNASSLKTLMLSRNSFSGTISDQFHNCFSLTDLILSENNISGELPAYLGKLQIITLEVARNKLSGPIPDQIWESKTLMAISLNGNLLQGSLSAAVGNVTTLRRLQLDNNLLSGSIPSSIGRLQNLTNLSLNGNRMSGEIPSEIFDCTNLVSLDLGGNTLTGGIPKSITKLKLLDNLVVSHNQLTGTIPEEICSGFQKVPLPDSEYTQHYGMLDLSHNRLEGLIPSTIRDCTIVTEIQMQGNRLNGAIPEEIWSLPNLTLLDLSFNSLSTLVAPPSLNSVNLQGLMLSNNRLRGSIPGDIWPELPSLAKLDLSNNCLTGSLPPSLLSAKSLAYLDVSMNSLSGKLSIETTSSLLVMNVSNNQFRGRLDDSISNLAASISMLDLHNNAFSGSLPPSLSSLGSLTYLDLSGNQFRDYFPCNVCSIRGLTYTSFSHNNFIGNPPKSCEDEKQPCNKALPLLSPRHDLLSVLGISTAAAAIFVTVIVVIVQRNARRRDIIILGDASTRLAWKTTKEPLSINIATFEQSLLKLEAADISNATENFSQSHVIGDGGSGTVYKASLRGGRTIAVKRLKKGHLVHGEREFLAEMETIGKVKHENLVSLLGYCVVADERFLIYEYMERGSLDLWIRKQDGLSLDWATRFKICRGAAKGLAFLHHGVVPHIIHRDIKSGNILLDREFEARVSDFGLARIISACESHVSTVLAGTFGYIPPEYGQAMVATAKGDVYSFGVVMLELVTGRPPTGQDDGEGGNLVGWVRFMGENGREGEVLDPCMCGVAAWEHQMRRVLWIARLCTSDEPWKRPTMLQVVKLLHHTWLG; this is encoded by the coding sequence ATGAGTGGGCTACACCTACATGGTTGGAAACTTGTCATCATCGTGCTCCTCACCTTCTCGCATCTTGTATCAACGGATTCGCACTTGTTGAAGGCTCTTCGAGACTCAATAATCACATACCAAAGCGACAGCTGGTTCGGTTCAGACAGCACCCGGCCTTGCAACTGGACCGGAGTAACATGCGACCAGACTCTCACGGTTACCCACCTGCATCTCTCATCAtgctccctctctcctctcaacATCCCATTCCCGCTCCTTATTGCTCACTTCAAGTCTCTCCTACACCTCAACCTCAGCCGCTGCGGCTTCACCGGCCAGATTCCTCCGGAGTTTTGGGATTTGGAGAAACTCCAAGTTCTTGATCTCAGCAGCAACACACTGTCGGGCGCGATTCCTCCAAGCATCGGTGAAATGAAACAGCTCAGGCATCTCATTCTCGACGATAACCTATTTTCAGACAGTTTGCCTTCTTCAATCGGAAACCTCCTACAGCTCGAGGAACTATCGCTGAGATCGAATTCTTTCTCTGGGATTCTTCCTCGTCAACTTGGGAATTTGAGGCTTATGCAGTCTCTCGACATCAGCAACAACACCTTCTACGGGAATCTGCCTGCGGCTTTGGGTAATCTCACAAATCTCTCCTTCTTCACGGCCAGAAACAACATGTTTTCTGGGGATTTGTTTCACGAGATTGGGAATCTCAAGAGGCTTCAGATTCTCGATCTCTCCTGGAATCCGATCACCGGAGCTATACCGTCTGTTATCGGTGATCTGGAAGAGCTCAGAGTTATTGATCTTCAGCATTGCCAGTTTACAGGAAGCATCCCTGAGGAAATCTCGAGATTGAGCAATTTGACCAACTTGAATTTGGCACAGAATGATTTCGATGGAGGCTTGCCTGCAAGTATCGGAAGGCTCCAAAATCTCGTTTATCTCATCGCTTCAAACGCTGGACTGAGAGGCGTGATACCTTCGGAGATGGGAGCGTGCTCGAGCCTCAAGATCCTCGACTTGTCGTTCAATTCACTCCAAGGTCCGTTACCTGATGAACTTGCAAAATTAGGGTTTCTCAATTCAGTTCTTCTCAACTCCAATCGTCTCTCCGGTTCCCTACCAGCGTGGATCTCGAGCTGGAAGCACATCGAGTCCGTCGTGCTCTCGCAGAACTTCTTCAGTGGCCCTCTACCTCCACTCAACCTTCCATCACTGCTCCACTTCGATGCAAGTGCAAACATGCTCAGCGGTGAGCTGTCTGCAGACATATGCAGCAACGCCTCTTCGTTGAAGACGCTGATGCTGTCGCGCAACAGCTTCTCCGGCACCATTTCTGATCAGTTCCACAACTGCTTCAGTCTCACGGATTTGATACTGTCGGAGAATAACATCTCCGGTGAGCTGCCGGCCTACCTTGGGAAGCTTCAGATCATCACTTTGGAAGTGGCGAGGAACAAGTTATCTGGTCCCATTCCCGATCAAATTTGGGAGTCGAAAACGCTCATGGCGATCTCGTTGAATGGTAATCTGCTTCAGGGCTCATTGTCAGCTGCTGTTGGTAATGTCACAACGCTTCGCAGGCTGCAATTGGATAATAATCTGTTAAGTGGAAGTATTCCTTCTAGTATTGGCAGGCTTCAAAATTTAACCAATTTATCTCTAAATGGGAATAGAATGAGTGGTGAAATACCATCAGAGATCTTCGACTGCACAAATCTTGTTTCTTTAGACTTAGGTGGGAATACACTAACAGGAGGAATCCCCAAATCTATAACCAAGTTGAAGCTGCTGGACAATTTGGTTGTGTCACATAATCAGTTAACCGGCACGATACCTGAAGAGATATGCTCCGGCTTCCAGAAGGTTCCGCTGCCAGATTCCGAGTACACGCAGCATTACGGCATGCTCGATCTCTCCCACAACAGATTAGAAGGGCTCATCCCTTCCACAATCCGAGACTGCACCATTGTGACAGAGATTCAGATGCAGGGAAACAGGCTTAACGGAGCCATTCCTGAGGAGATATGGTCACTGCCTAACTTAACTTTGCTTGATCTCTCCTTCAATTCTCTCTCGACTTTGGTGGCTCCTCCATCCCTCAACTCCGTCAACCTTCAAGGCCTTATGCTGTCGAATAACAGATTGAGAGGATCCATTCCTGGTGATATTTGGCCGGAGCTACCGAGTTTAGCTAAGCTCGACCTCTCCAATAACTGCCTCACCGGTTCACTGCCGCCTTCACTGTTGAGTGCCAAGAGTTTGGCCTATTTGGATGTGAGCATGAATTCTCTCTCAGGTAAACTCAGTATCGAAACTACGAGCTCTCTCTTGGTGATGAATGTGAGCAACAATCAGTTCAGAGGCCGCCTCGATGATTCAATCTCAAATCTAGCAGCATCGATTTCCATGTTAGATCTCCACAACAACGCCTTCTCCGGCAGCCTACCGCCTTCTCTCTCGAGCCTCGGTAGCCTCACTTATCTCGACTTATCAGGAAACCAGTTCCGTGATTATTTCCCTTGTAACGTGTGCTCGATACGCGGCTTGACTTACACCAGTTTCTCTCACAACAACTTCATCGGAAACCCGCCCAAGTCTTGCGAGGATGAGAAGCAGCCATGTAATAAGGCCCTGCCGCTACTCTCCCCTAGACATGATCTCCTCTCGGTTCTTGGTATTTCTACCGCTGCTGCAGCCATCTTCGTGACCGTGATCGTCGTAATTGTGCAACGGAATGCTCGAAGACGAGACATCATAATTCTCGGCGACGCCAGCACTAGGCTTGCGTGGAAGACAACAAAGGAGCCTTTGAGCATTAACATCGCCACTTTCGAGCAGTCCTTGTTGAAATTGGAAGCTGCAGACATTTCAAATGCGACCGAGAACTTCAGCCAGAGCCACGTGATCGGCGATGGAGGATCCGGCACGGTGTACAAGGCTTCGTTGCGAGGGGGCCGCACCATAGCCGTGAAGAGGCTGAAGAAAGGGCACCTGGTGCACGGGGAGCGCGAGTTCCTAGCGGAGATGGAGACGATCGGAAAGGTGAAGCATGAGAACCTAGTCTCGTTACTGGGCTACTGCGTGGTCGCGGATGAGAGGTTCTTGATATACGAATACATGGAGAGAGGGAGCCTGGATTTGTGGATAAGGAAGCAGGATGGATTATCACTAGACTGGGCCACGCGGTTCAAGATCTGCAGAGGGGCAGCCAAGGGCCTGGCCTTCCTGCACCACGGCGTCGTCCCTCACATCATCCACAGAGACATCAAGTCGGGCAACATACTGCTGGACAGGGAGTTCGAGGCCCGGGTGTCCGATTTCGGGCTGGCAAGGATCATAAGCGCGTGCGAGAGCCATGTCTCGACTGTTCTTGCTGGCACGTTCGGGTACATACCGCCCGAGTACGGGCAGGCCATGGTGGCGACGGCCAAGGGCGACGTGTACAGCTTCGGGGTGGTGATGCTGGAGCTGGTGACGGGGCGGCCCCCGACGGGGCAGGATGATGGGGAGGGGGGGAATCTTGTTGGGTGGGTGAGATTCATGGGTGAAAATGGGAGGGAAGGTGAGGTGTTGGATCCTTGCATGTGCGGTGTAGCTGCGTGGGAGCATCAGATGCGGCGCGTGCTGTGGATTGCGAGGCTGTGCACCAGTGATGAGCCGTGGAAGAGACCTACCATGCTTCAGGTTGTTAAACTGTTGCACCATACTTGGCTTGGCTAG